In the genome of Desulfuromonas sp. DDH964, one region contains:
- a CDS encoding GGDEF domain-containing protein, giving the protein MTVNTDNQLLSVLERRNRELAILVEIAKALTSTLSLSEVLNLILEKVSLLLKSQSWSLLLVDEQTGELTFEIAVSPAAAALKGLRLAKGQGIAGWVVEHGEPLLIPDVNRDPRFAPQVDEAVSFTTHSIVCVPVRIRARVLGVVELINSHTEGRFDEEDLAILTAVADFVAIAIDNARHVEKISQLTITDDLTGLFNDRHFHSLLEYEIERASRYRTPLSVVFIDLDHFKQVNDSWGHLVGSRVLSETGRLIRESTRRVNLPARYGGDEFVIILPATDKQGALVMADHLRRTIREHRFFNDAGQVIHLTASFGVATFPDDAADKEQLISAADLAMYRVKESTRDGVLGA; this is encoded by the coding sequence ATGACGGTCAACACCGACAATCAGCTTCTATCTGTCCTGGAACGGCGCAACCGTGAACTGGCGATCCTGGTGGAGATCGCCAAGGCGTTGACCTCGACCCTGAGCCTCTCCGAGGTGCTCAACCTGATTCTGGAAAAGGTCAGCCTGCTGCTGAAGTCACAGAGCTGGTCGCTGCTGCTGGTCGACGAGCAGACCGGGGAGCTCACCTTCGAGATCGCGGTCTCACCGGCCGCCGCCGCGCTCAAGGGGCTGCGCCTCGCCAAGGGGCAGGGGATCGCCGGCTGGGTCGTCGAGCATGGCGAACCGTTGCTGATCCCCGATGTCAACCGCGATCCGCGTTTCGCCCCCCAGGTCGACGAGGCGGTCTCCTTCACCACCCACTCCATCGTCTGCGTGCCGGTCCGGATTCGCGCCAGGGTGCTTGGCGTCGTCGAACTGATCAACAGTCACACCGAGGGGCGTTTCGACGAGGAGGACCTGGCGATCCTGACCGCCGTTGCCGACTTCGTTGCCATCGCCATCGACAACGCCCGCCACGTCGAAAAGATCAGCCAGCTGACGATCACCGACGACTTGACCGGCCTCTTCAACGACCGCCACTTCCACTCCCTGCTCGAATACGAAATCGAGCGCGCCAGCCGCTACCGGACCCCCCTCTCCGTCGTCTTCATCGACCTCGACCACTTCAAGCAGGTCAACGACAGCTGGGGGCACCTGGTCGGCAGCCGGGTTTTGAGCGAGACCGGCCGGCTGATCCGCGAATCGACCCGGCGCGTCAACCTCCCGGCCCGCTACGGCGGCGACGAGTTTGTCATCATCCTGCCGGCCACCGACAAGCAGGGCGCCCTGGTTATGGCCGACCACCTGCGCCGAACCATCCGCGAGCACCGCTTCTTTAACGATGCCGGTCAGGTGATTCACCTGACGGCGAGCTTCGGCGTCGCCACTTTTCCCGACGATGCCGCCGACAAGGAGCAGCTGATCAGTGCCGCCGATCTCGCCATGTACCGGGTCAAGGAGTCGACTCGTGACGGCGTTCTCGGCGCCTGA
- a CDS encoding RrF2 family transcriptional regulator, whose protein sequence is MMGLTRKGEYAIRGMIYLAAQPPGSLVLVQEIAAATEAPVSFLAKIFQEFAKSGLVHSVRGSGGGFTLARSAAEISLLQVVEIVEGPILPNRCLEDRERCDRRNGCRVHEVWRRIQQQTVATLRQVTLAEIAH, encoded by the coding sequence ATGATGGGTCTGACCCGCAAAGGCGAATACGCGATTCGCGGCATGATCTACCTGGCGGCCCAGCCGCCGGGAAGCCTGGTCCTGGTCCAGGAGATCGCCGCTGCCACCGAGGCGCCGGTCAGTTTTCTCGCCAAGATTTTCCAGGAGTTCGCCAAGAGCGGCCTGGTCCATTCGGTCCGCGGCTCGGGGGGCGGCTTCACCCTCGCCCGGTCCGCCGCCGAGATCAGCCTGTTGCAGGTGGTGGAAATTGTCGAAGGGCCGATCCTGCCCAATCGCTGCCTGGAGGATCGGGAGCGCTGCGATCGCCGCAACGGCTGCCGAGTGCACGAAGTCTGGCGCCGGATCCAGCAGCAGACGGTGGCGACGCTGCGACAGGTGACCCTGGCGGAGATCGCCCATTGA
- a CDS encoding DUF4492 domain-containing protein: MSVGIVNNLLAMYVEGFRAMRLGRTLWTIILVKLILLYTLARLLFPDPLQENFANDRERADHVLGQLVRPPPAADAR; the protein is encoded by the coding sequence ATGAGTGTCGGCATTGTCAACAACCTGCTTGCCATGTACGTCGAGGGGTTTCGCGCCATGCGGCTCGGCCGGACCCTGTGGACGATCATCCTGGTGAAGCTGATCCTCCTCTACACCCTTGCCCGCTTACTCTTCCCCGATCCGTTGCAGGAGAACTTCGCCAATGACCGGGAGCGCGCCGACCACGTCCTCGGGCAACTGGTGCGCCCCCCACCTGCAGCCGACGCCAGGTAA
- a CDS encoding cytochrome ubiquinol oxidase subunit I, whose protein sequence is MLEQIDFTQVNWARAQFALTAMFHWIFVPLTLGLSFLVAFFESIYVKTGNPEWKRLTRFWMSLFAINFAIGVATGIIMEFEFGTNWSNYSWMVGDIFGAPLAVEGIFAFFIEATFFAVMFFGWDRVSQKTHLFATWMVAVGSNLSALWILVANGWMQLPVGMTFNPDLARFEMTNFWAVLFSPVAISKFTHTTASGFMLASVFVIGVSSWFLLKGRHLQLAKRSILVAATFGLLSGLFVAFSGDEAAFTNAHHQPMKLAAMESLYNGGVPTGLIPFGILDPAKRPGDSKDPFLVKVEVPGVLSLLANRILTSFVPGINDLVYGNPEQNILATGVKIERGRIAIAALADYKEARQAGDEPAAQSALATLRANQEFLGYGYLDRPEDAVPPVALTFYSFRAMIALGTILMLVFVLFLYFTWTDRISQQRWLLRLGVLSIFLAYLASEAGWIVAEVGRQPWAIQNLLPVTVANSNLTAGTVQTTFFLFLAIFTTLLIAEIRILLKQIQTGPEGH, encoded by the coding sequence GTGCTGGAACAGATCGATTTTACCCAGGTCAACTGGGCGCGCGCCCAATTTGCCCTCACTGCCATGTTTCACTGGATTTTCGTACCGCTCACCCTCGGCCTCTCCTTTCTCGTCGCCTTTTTCGAGAGCATCTACGTCAAGACCGGCAATCCCGAATGGAAGCGCCTCACCCGCTTCTGGATGAGCCTGTTCGCCATCAACTTCGCCATCGGGGTGGCGACCGGCATCATCATGGAGTTCGAGTTCGGCACCAACTGGTCGAACTACTCCTGGATGGTCGGTGACATCTTCGGGGCGCCGCTGGCGGTGGAAGGAATCTTTGCCTTCTTCATCGAGGCGACCTTTTTCGCGGTGATGTTCTTCGGCTGGGACCGGGTGTCGCAGAAGACCCACCTCTTTGCGACCTGGATGGTGGCGGTCGGCTCCAATCTCTCGGCGCTCTGGATCCTGGTCGCCAATGGCTGGATGCAGCTCCCCGTCGGCATGACTTTCAACCCCGACCTCGCCCGCTTCGAGATGACCAACTTCTGGGCGGTCCTCTTCTCGCCGGTGGCCATCAGCAAGTTTACCCACACTACTGCTTCCGGCTTCATGCTCGCCTCGGTCTTCGTCATCGGCGTCAGTTCCTGGTTCCTGCTCAAGGGGCGCCACCTGCAGCTGGCCAAGCGCAGTATCCTGGTGGCGGCGACCTTCGGCCTCCTCTCCGGGCTCTTCGTCGCCTTCTCCGGCGACGAGGCCGCCTTCACCAACGCCCACCACCAGCCGATGAAGCTGGCGGCCATGGAATCGCTCTACAATGGCGGAGTGCCAACCGGCCTGATTCCTTTCGGCATCCTCGACCCCGCCAAACGCCCCGGCGACAGCAAGGATCCCTTCCTGGTCAAGGTCGAGGTGCCGGGGGTCCTCTCCCTGCTTGCCAACCGGATTCTGACCAGCTTCGTCCCGGGGATCAACGATCTGGTTTACGGCAACCCCGAACAAAACATCCTCGCCACCGGGGTGAAGATCGAACGGGGCCGGATCGCCATAGCTGCCCTCGCCGACTACAAGGAGGCGCGACAGGCCGGCGACGAGCCTGCGGCGCAGAGCGCCCTCGCCACCCTGCGCGCCAACCAGGAGTTTCTCGGCTACGGCTACCTCGATCGGCCGGAGGATGCGGTACCTCCGGTGGCGCTCACCTTCTACAGCTTCCGCGCCATGATCGCCCTGGGCACGATTCTGATGCTGGTCTTCGTTCTCTTCCTCTACTTCACCTGGACCGACCGCATCTCCCAGCAGCGCTGGCTGCTGCGCCTCGGTGTCCTCAGCATCTTTCTTGCCTACCTCGCCTCCGAGGCCGGCTGGATCGTCGCCGAGGTCGGCCGCCAGCCCTGGGCGATCCAGAACCTGTTGCCGGTGACGGTTGCCAATTCCAACCTGACCGCCGGGACGGTACAGACCACATTCTTCCTCTTTTTAGCTATCTTCACCACCCTGCTGATCGCCGAAATTCGCATCCTGCTCAAGCAGATCCAAACCGGACCGGAGGGCCACTGA
- the cydB gene encoding cytochrome d ubiquinol oxidase subunit II, whose amino-acid sequence MIGQLALSQLQQLWWLIASLVGSLFLMLTFVQGGQTLLFTLPRSDQERLLLVNSIGRKWELTFTTLVLFGGALFAAFPLFYATSFGGAYWVWILILFTFVGQAVSYEYRRKPANLLGTRSFDIFLFLNGSVGLLLIGAAVGTFFTGSSFSLNGYNLVTWQHPLRGLEAAFNPFNVALGLFLVFHARVLGSLYLLNNIEHDGLNQRCRQAVFVNLLLALPFLLFVLFRLVTMPGYAVDPVTGSVSLEAGKYLHNLLAMPAVLGLLLVGLLLVVWAVVAGRFLGSRRGIWFAGPGTVLVGLALFALAGYHDTAFYPSSSDLQSSLTIHNASSSHYTLTVMSYVALAVPFVLAYIAYFWRLMDARSLTLEQLEGEHSHDLY is encoded by the coding sequence ATGATCGGACAACTCGCTCTTAGCCAGCTGCAGCAGCTCTGGTGGCTGATCGCCTCGCTGGTCGGCTCCCTCTTTTTGATGCTGACCTTTGTCCAGGGGGGGCAGACCCTCCTCTTCACCCTGCCGCGTTCGGACCAGGAGCGGCTGCTGCTGGTCAATTCCATCGGCCGCAAGTGGGAGCTGACCTTTACCACCCTGGTCCTCTTCGGCGGGGCCCTCTTTGCCGCCTTCCCGCTCTTCTACGCCACCAGCTTCGGCGGCGCCTACTGGGTCTGGATCCTGATCCTCTTCACCTTTGTCGGCCAGGCGGTGAGCTACGAATACCGGCGCAAACCGGCCAACCTGCTCGGCACCCGCAGCTTCGACATTTTCCTCTTCCTCAACGGCAGCGTCGGCCTGCTGCTGATCGGTGCCGCCGTCGGCACCTTCTTCACCGGCTCCAGTTTCAGCCTCAATGGCTACAATCTGGTGACCTGGCAGCATCCGCTGCGTGGTCTCGAGGCGGCCTTCAATCCCTTCAACGTCGCCCTCGGCCTCTTTCTGGTTTTCCATGCCCGGGTCCTCGGCTCCCTCTACCTGCTCAACAATATCGAGCACGACGGGCTCAACCAACGCTGCCGTCAGGCCGTTTTCGTCAACCTGCTGCTGGCGCTGCCGTTCCTCCTCTTCGTCCTCTTCCGCCTGGTGACCATGCCCGGTTACGCGGTCGACCCGGTCACCGGCAGCGTCAGCCTCGAAGCCGGCAAGTACCTGCACAACCTGCTGGCGATGCCGGCGGTCCTGGGGCTGCTGCTGGTTGGCCTGCTGCTGGTGGTCTGGGCAGTGGTTGCCGGCCGCTTTCTCGGCAGCCGGCGCGGCATCTGGTTCGCTGGCCCCGGGACGGTGCTGGTCGGCCTCGCCCTCTTCGCCCTGGCCGGCTACCACGATACCGCCTTCTATCCCTCCAGCTCCGATTTGCAGAGCAGCCTGACCATCCACAACGCCTCGAGTAGCCACTACACCCTGACGGTAATGAGTTACGTGGCGTTGGCGGTCCCCTTCGTCCTCGCCTACATCGCCTATTTCTGGCGGCTGATGGACGCCCGGTCGCTGACGCTGGAACAGCTCGAAGGCGAACATTCCCATGACCTCTACTGA
- a CDS encoding putative bifunctional diguanylate cyclase/phosphodiesterase, producing MTDGACLFESPQETTRLKVLVVDDDSLIRSVYREILEGIDCLVEEASDGRGAIELFRATPPDLVLLDLIMPGIDGFETCRTLRQLEEGRTVPILVVTGLQESAAIHRAYEAGATDFIAKPVQADLLAYRALYLLKAGKTFNALVRNEANLRLLRTAIESLPIGLTITDRQGKITFVTPAEAKMHGYCTEELLNRDVRILAPPRLHNPAAGKRSETFVAWCRESVNIRKDGEEFPVQISSVAVRDAEGTFLGVISSCEDISERKRSETLIHQFAYSDALTGLPNRTLLMDRLKNALAIASREQRSVSLLFLDLDNFKDINDTKGHAFGDRVLIRVAERLSACVREADTLARFGGDEFIIVQLVEEGENTASRTAQRILDAFRRPLDIDGERIDVGFSIGIACYPQDVQDLGGLLRSADTAMYRAKALGRHNYQTFAAEMNEEVLEKVALESSLRMALDNGEFSVAYQSQWDLQRESCCGVEALLRWSHPRLGEIAPQRFIPLAERGGQIHSLGEWTLRHVCGQASSWILAGLPLGRIAVNISGHQLNRPDFPRCLAGILAEAGLAPAHLELEFTEKVLMADAGKTIEILQALKDMGVKLSIDGFGTGFSSLSYLKHLPVDRIRIDRSFIAGIGHDCGDEAIVKAIITLAHNLNIRVLGEGVETREQLDFLRNLGCHEAQGFLFGKEMGWAEIEMSWRENAGFSEGLDLQWSVPRT from the coding sequence ATGACCGACGGTGCATGCCTCTTTGAGTCGCCTCAAGAGACCACCCGGCTGAAGGTCCTGGTGGTCGATGACGACTCCCTTATCCGCAGCGTCTATCGTGAGATTCTGGAGGGGATCGACTGCCTGGTCGAAGAGGCGAGCGACGGACGGGGCGCCATCGAGCTTTTTCGCGCGACACCTCCGGATCTGGTGCTCCTCGATCTGATCATGCCGGGCATCGACGGCTTTGAAACCTGTCGCACTCTGCGCCAGTTGGAGGAGGGGAGAACGGTTCCCATCCTGGTGGTCACCGGCCTCCAGGAGAGCGCTGCCATCCATCGCGCCTATGAGGCCGGCGCCACCGATTTCATTGCCAAGCCGGTCCAGGCCGACCTGCTCGCCTACCGCGCCCTTTACCTGTTGAAGGCGGGGAAAACCTTCAACGCCCTGGTGCGCAACGAGGCCAATCTCCGCCTGTTGCGAACGGCAATTGAATCCTTGCCGATCGGCCTCACCATTACCGATCGGCAGGGGAAGATCACCTTCGTCACCCCGGCCGAAGCGAAGATGCACGGCTACTGCACCGAGGAGTTGCTGAACCGGGATGTCCGGATTCTCGCGCCGCCACGGTTGCACAATCCTGCTGCAGGAAAACGATCCGAGACCTTTGTCGCGTGGTGCCGCGAAAGTGTCAATATCCGCAAGGATGGCGAGGAGTTCCCGGTGCAGATCTCTTCGGTGGCGGTCCGTGACGCCGAAGGGACCTTTCTCGGCGTCATTTCCTCCTGCGAGGATATTTCCGAACGCAAAAGAAGTGAGACCCTGATCCACCAGTTCGCCTATTCCGATGCCCTGACCGGGCTGCCCAACCGCACCCTCCTCATGGACCGGCTGAAGAACGCGCTGGCCATCGCCTCCCGGGAGCAGAGGAGTGTCTCCCTCCTCTTCCTCGACCTCGACAATTTCAAGGACATCAACGATACCAAGGGACATGCCTTCGGCGACAGGGTCCTCATAAGGGTCGCCGAAAGGCTCAGTGCCTGCGTGCGTGAGGCAGATACCCTGGCGCGATTCGGCGGGGACGAGTTCATCATCGTCCAATTGGTGGAAGAGGGTGAAAATACGGCGAGCAGAACCGCGCAGCGAATCCTCGATGCTTTTCGCCGCCCCCTCGATATTGACGGGGAACGGATCGACGTCGGATTCAGCATCGGTATCGCCTGCTACCCGCAGGATGTTCAGGACCTTGGAGGCCTGTTGCGCAGCGCCGATACCGCCATGTATCGGGCCAAGGCCCTGGGTCGACACAACTATCAAACCTTTGCCGCAGAAATGAACGAGGAGGTCTTGGAGAAGGTGGCCCTGGAATCTTCTCTTCGAATGGCGCTGGACAATGGCGAATTTTCGGTTGCTTATCAGTCGCAATGGGACCTGCAGAGGGAGAGCTGCTGTGGCGTGGAGGCCTTGCTCCGCTGGAGCCATCCCCGGTTGGGAGAAATCGCGCCGCAGCGATTCATTCCCCTGGCCGAAAGAGGTGGCCAGATTCATTCCCTGGGCGAATGGACCCTGCGCCATGTTTGCGGGCAGGCAAGCTCCTGGATCCTGGCCGGGCTTCCCCTCGGGCGGATTGCCGTCAATATTTCCGGACACCAACTGAACCGCCCCGATTTTCCCCGGTGTCTCGCCGGAATCCTGGCCGAAGCCGGCCTCGCCCCGGCACATCTCGAACTGGAATTTACCGAAAAGGTTCTCATGGCGGATGCCGGCAAAACGATCGAAATTTTGCAGGCGCTGAAAGATATGGGAGTGAAGCTTTCCATCGATGGCTTTGGAACCGGTTTTTCTTCCCTGAGCTACCTGAAACACCTTCCCGTCGACCGCATCAGGATCGACCGCAGTTTTATCGCCGGCATCGGCCATGATTGCGGCGACGAAGCGATCGTGAAAGCGATCATCACCCTCGCCCACAACCTGAATATCCGCGTTTTGGGTGAAGGGGTGGAAACCCGCGAGCAATTGGACTTTTTGCGAAACCTCGGTTGCCACGAGGCCCAGGGGTTTTTGTTCGGAAAGGAGATGGGGTGGGCAGAGATCGAAATGTCCTGGCGGGAGAATGCGGGATTTTCCGAGGGGCTTGATCTGCAATGGAGTGTGCCCCGAACCTGA
- a CDS encoding FKBP-type peptidyl-prolyl cis-trans isomerase encodes MAQAKNGDTVKVHYTGKLDDGTVFDSSADREPLEFTLGAGQLIPGFDNAVVGMAVGDNKTVTIPFDQAYGPYHEQMVVEADRSQFPPESDPQVGMQFESRGEDGQNFVVAVTSVNGDKITLDANHPLSGKDLTFEIEVVGLG; translated from the coding sequence ATGGCACAGGCAAAGAACGGCGACACCGTCAAGGTCCATTACACCGGGAAACTGGACGATGGCACCGTCTTCGATTCCTCCGCGGATCGCGAACCCCTCGAATTCACCCTCGGTGCCGGTCAACTGATCCCCGGCTTCGACAACGCCGTGGTCGGCATGGCGGTCGGCGACAACAAGACCGTGACGATCCCCTTCGACCAGGCTTACGGCCCCTACCACGAGCAGATGGTGGTGGAAGCCGACCGCAGCCAGTTCCCTCCGGAATCCGACCCGCAGGTCGGCATGCAGTTCGAGAGCCGTGGCGAAGACGGCCAGAACTTTGTTGTCGCGGTGACTTCGGTCAATGGGGACAAGATCACCCTCGATGCCAACCACCCCCTCTCCGGCAAAGACCTGACCTTCGAAATCGAGGTCGTCGGACTCGGCTGA
- a CDS encoding CerR family C-terminal domain-containing protein, producing the protein MQKKINSGGPPKEDPAHTRDRLLEAGLEVFGEYGYGGATTRLLAERARVNLAAIPYHFGGKEGLYQAVVTQIAGRVRQRLDPLLAEIGSARRSGATDAAAALVLLERLLAALVEFIVGTPEAARFSHIVLREQLSPSAAYAIVFERIMQPLMEALAALVAAAGGGTVVGPWQRLQAMTLLGQVLVFRFGRETAVRGLGMSGYSAEETAAIRDVVLAHTRAIVTSAVVPPGQAEGEQA; encoded by the coding sequence ATGCAGAAAAAGATAAATTCCGGTGGTCCCCCGAAAGAAGACCCGGCCCATACCCGGGACCGCCTGCTTGAGGCCGGGCTCGAGGTTTTCGGTGAGTACGGCTATGGCGGGGCGACCACCCGCCTGCTCGCCGAACGGGCCCGGGTCAACCTGGCGGCGATCCCCTACCACTTCGGTGGCAAGGAGGGGCTCTACCAGGCGGTGGTGACACAGATCGCCGGGCGGGTGCGGCAAAGGCTCGATCCGCTCCTTGCCGAGATCGGCAGTGCCCGGCGAAGCGGGGCCACCGATGCCGCAGCCGCGCTGGTCCTGCTCGAACGGCTGCTGGCGGCGCTGGTCGAATTTATCGTCGGCACCCCGGAGGCGGCGCGTTTCAGCCACATCGTGCTGCGTGAACAGCTCTCGCCGTCGGCGGCCTACGCCATCGTCTTCGAGCGGATCATGCAGCCGCTAATGGAGGCGCTGGCAGCCCTGGTCGCGGCCGCCGGCGGCGGCACGGTGGTCGGGCCGTGGCAGCGGCTGCAGGCGATGACTTTGCTCGGCCAGGTCCTGGTCTTCCGTTTCGGCCGGGAGACGGCGGTGCGCGGGCTCGGCATGAGCGGTTACAGCGCTGAAGAGACGGCGGCGATCCGGGACGTGGTCCTCGCCCACACCCGGGCGATCGTGACGAGTGCCGTGGTGCCGCCGGGGCAGGCGGAAGGAGAGCAAGCATGA
- the hlyD gene encoding secretion protein HlyD, producing the protein MKKRIVVGIVLLLVAAAAAGGWWLRRQEAPPAQLTLYGNVDIRKVDLAFRVGGRLATLAAEEGDRLAAGEPVARLEQEPYRDELQLAEAQQAQAAAQLTKLEAGNRQQEIAQARALVQERAATVANLERESERKQKLLADGFIARQDFDNVSASLAEARARLETARQGLKLAAAGFRQEDIAAARADLAAAQARLATARTRLHDTELFAPAAGVLLTRVVEPGAIVAPGQTVATLSLDNPVWVRVYVDEPDLGRLAPGMAAQIYTDSAPDHPYQGQVGFISPEAEFTPKSVQTEALRTRLVYQVRIIAENPDQGLRQGMPVTVRLPTAAAAAGGG; encoded by the coding sequence ATGAAAAAGCGAATCGTGGTCGGGATCGTGCTGCTGCTGGTGGCCGCGGCGGCCGCCGGCGGCTGGTGGCTGCGCCGGCAGGAGGCGCCACCGGCGCAGTTGACCCTTTACGGCAATGTCGATATCCGCAAGGTCGACCTCGCCTTCCGCGTCGGCGGGCGGCTGGCGACCCTGGCGGCGGAAGAGGGGGATCGCCTTGCCGCCGGGGAGCCGGTTGCCCGTCTTGAACAGGAGCCCTACCGGGACGAGCTGCAGCTGGCCGAGGCGCAGCAGGCCCAGGCTGCCGCACAGCTGACCAAGTTGGAGGCGGGGAACCGGCAGCAGGAGATAGCGCAGGCGCGGGCCCTGGTCCAGGAGCGGGCGGCGACGGTCGCCAACCTCGAACGCGAGTCCGAGCGCAAGCAAAAGCTGCTTGCCGACGGCTTCATCGCGCGCCAGGATTTCGACAACGTCAGCGCCAGCCTCGCCGAAGCCCGGGCCCGGCTCGAGACCGCCCGCCAGGGCCTCAAGCTGGCCGCGGCCGGGTTTCGTCAGGAGGATATTGCGGCGGCCCGGGCCGACCTGGCGGCAGCGCAGGCGCGCCTCGCCACCGCTCGTACCCGCCTCCATGATACCGAACTGTTCGCCCCCGCCGCCGGCGTGCTGCTGACCCGGGTGGTCGAACCGGGCGCGATTGTCGCCCCCGGCCAGACCGTGGCGACCCTCTCCCTCGATAATCCGGTCTGGGTAAGGGTCTATGTCGATGAGCCGGACCTGGGACGACTGGCGCCGGGGATGGCGGCGCAGATCTACACCGACAGCGCCCCCGATCACCCCTACCAGGGGCAGGTCGGCTTCATCTCCCCCGAGGCCGAGTTCACCCCCAAGTCGGTGCAGACCGAGGCGCTGCGCACCCGCCTCGTCTACCAGGTTCGCATCATTGCGGAGAATCCCGACCAGGGGCTGCGCCAGGGGATGCCAGTCACCGTGCGCCTGCCGACGGCGGCCGCGGCCGCTGGCGGGGGCTGA
- a CDS encoding ATP-binding cassette domain-containing protein, producing MTVPAVAIRQLSFAYLPGQPALAELSAAIEPGRVTGLVGPDGAGKTTLLRLLAGLLLPDAGTVELFGTGTRRETALPAGLIGYMPQKFGLYEELSVLQNLRLYADLQGVTGAEREAAFARLLEFTALTPFQGRRAGQLSGGMKQKLGLACALIRKPRLLLLDEPSVGVDPVSRRELWRMVRELVDPEMAVLWSTAYLDEAEKCDAVLLLNQGELLFAGPPGELTARVAGRSFQVQGIKGSRRQLLSRALQRPEVQDGIVQGQNVRLVLRPAVDPPTLAELGAGEGARLVAVEARFEDAFVDILGGGPGGESVLAASLAPAPASAGPTVEGEGLTKRFGDFTAVADVNFSIGRGEIFGLLGPNGAGKSTTFKMLCGLLKPSAGSGRVVGFDLQRAPGKARARLGYMAQKFSLYGDLTSRQNLLFFSGVYGLRGRKQQAMVTQMVDVFGLQPHLNDAAGELPLGFKQRLALACAVMHQPPVLFLDEPTSGVDPLTRREFWTHINGLVEKGVTVLVTTHFMDEAEYCDRIGLVYQGRIIASGSPDELKTRMRSSERPDPTLEDTFIALLEEWDAQQWEAV from the coding sequence ATGACCGTCCCCGCGGTCGCCATCCGTCAGCTCTCCTTTGCCTATCTGCCGGGACAGCCGGCCCTCGCCGAACTCAGTGCGGCGATCGAGCCGGGGCGGGTTACCGGCCTGGTTGGCCCGGACGGCGCCGGCAAGACGACCCTGCTCCGCCTCCTCGCCGGTCTGCTGTTGCCCGATGCCGGGACGGTCGAGCTGTTCGGCACCGGAACCCGCCGCGAGACGGCCCTCCCCGCCGGGCTGATCGGCTACATGCCGCAGAAGTTCGGCCTCTACGAAGAGCTGTCGGTGCTGCAGAACCTGCGTCTCTATGCCGACCTGCAGGGGGTGACCGGCGCCGAGCGCGAAGCGGCCTTTGCCCGGCTCCTCGAATTCACCGCCCTCACCCCCTTCCAGGGGCGCCGCGCCGGCCAGCTCTCGGGGGGGATGAAGCAGAAGCTCGGCCTCGCCTGTGCGCTGATCCGCAAGCCGCGGCTGCTCCTCCTCGATGAGCCGAGCGTCGGCGTCGATCCGGTGAGCCGCCGCGAGCTGTGGCGGATGGTGCGCGAGCTGGTCGACCCGGAGATGGCAGTCCTCTGGTCGACCGCCTACCTCGACGAGGCGGAGAAGTGCGACGCCGTTCTGCTGCTCAACCAGGGAGAACTCCTCTTTGCCGGTCCCCCCGGTGAGCTGACCGCGCGGGTGGCGGGACGTTCCTTCCAGGTCCAGGGGATCAAAGGGAGTCGCCGCCAGCTCCTGAGCCGGGCGTTGCAACGCCCCGAGGTCCAGGACGGCATCGTCCAGGGGCAGAACGTGCGGCTGGTGCTGCGCCCCGCGGTCGACCCGCCAACCCTGGCGGAGCTGGGCGCCGGGGAAGGAGCCCGGCTGGTGGCGGTGGAGGCGCGCTTCGAGGATGCCTTTGTCGATATCCTCGGCGGCGGGCCGGGGGGCGAGTCGGTGCTGGCGGCCAGCCTCGCGCCGGCGCCGGCGAGCGCCGGGCCGACGGTGGAGGGGGAGGGGCTGACCAAGCGCTTTGGCGACTTCACCGCGGTCGCTGATGTCAACTTCAGCATCGGCCGCGGCGAGATTTTCGGCCTGCTCGGGCCCAACGGCGCCGGCAAGTCGACCACCTTCAAAATGCTCTGCGGCCTGCTCAAGCCGAGCGCCGGCAGTGGCCGGGTGGTCGGCTTCGATCTGCAGCGGGCGCCGGGCAAGGCCCGCGCCCGTCTCGGCTACATGGCGCAGAAGTTCTCCCTCTACGGCGACCTCACGTCGCGCCAGAACCTCCTCTTCTTCTCCGGGGTCTACGGCCTGCGCGGCCGGAAGCAGCAGGCGATGGTGACGCAGATGGTCGACGTCTTCGGCCTGCAGCCGCATCTTAATGACGCCGCCGGAGAGCTCCCCCTCGGCTTCAAGCAGCGCCTGGCCCTCGCCTGCGCGGTGATGCACCAGCCGCCGGTCCTCTTCCTCGACGAGCCGACCTCGGGGGTCGATCCGCTGACCCGGCGCGAGTTCTGGACCCACATCAACGGCCTGGTCGAGAAGGGGGTGACGGTGCTGGTCACCACCCACTTCATGGACGAGGCCGAGTACTGCGACCGCATCGGCCTGGTTTACCAGGGGCGGATCATCGCCAGCGGCTCCCCCGACGAGCTCAAGACCCGGATGCGCAGCAGCGAGCGCCCCGACCCGACCCTGGAGGACACCTTCATCGCCCTCCTCGAGGAGTGGGACGCGCAGCAGTGGGAGGCGGTATGA